In the Silene latifolia isolate original U9 population chromosome 1, ASM4854445v1, whole genome shotgun sequence genome, TGCATGTGCACTGAGTTTAAGCTCTCTATTTACTCTCATTATGATTTTATTTCCAGGTATCGGGCCCCAGAAGTTCTGTTACAGTCCTCATACTACACACCTGCAATTGGTATGTTCTGTTCCCTTCCATCCTAGTCTGAATTTGAGGAAGAGGGTCCCTCCTTCAAAATCGGTTGTACTCAGTAAAGGGGACAAACCTGAATAGTGTAAATAGTCTGTGGCAGTGACTGCATGTTTTTCGTTTTTCGCTGCTGAAATTCTTATCGTTGCAGATATGTGGGCAGTGGGTGCAATACTTGCTGAACTTTTCACCTCATGTCCAATTTTCCCTGGAGAAAGGTAATGTATATTGCAAGCTTTTTATTCTGAACGTAAATGAGGTGTCAAAGTACTCTCCGTAGATTTTTACTACTTTGCTACTAAAACCCGTCCTCTTTCTACACTCCGCAAAAAAAATAATCATGGATGAAGTTCTCTGTCTGAAATAGTTGTGTGTAGTGTGCCTAGAGTAACTGATGAGATTTTTTTTCTTTCGAGCAGTGAAATAGATCAATTATACAAGATATGCTATGTTCTTGGTGCCCCAGATTGCGCTGCTTTCCCTGAAGCAAAGAACATAACACAACTAATCAATATTAGCTATTCAGAAGTGAGATATGTTGATGACTTCATATTTACCAATTTACCAATTATGCAGTAATTGGTCGCATATTCATATAATCAGATTATTATATTCAATGTGCAGATTTTGCCTGCCAATTTGTCTGAATTCATCCCAAATGCTAGCTGGGAAGCTATTGATCTGATCTCTGTATGTCCTGTTATCTGTAGACTTTGCTGTTTATCTTGGAATCCTTTTAAGAGTATTGTTGCTTTTTAGTTTGACCACTTATGTGAATGTAAGTGTCTTTTCAGCGTCTTTGCTCATGGGATCCGCGTAAGAGGCCAACTGCAGAACAGGCTCTACAGCACCCATTTTTCCATGTATGTGAATCAAATCACTTTTTGTTTCAATTTGATAGAAAATACATCCACCTTATTTGAGAATATGACAGGTAACTACACCGGTCACTCGCTCAATTCAAGAACCCTTTCAAAATAAGCAAGACAATTCAAGTAAGCTATGCTTATGGGCTGATTTTGTCTTAACTCTTAACTTATCCAAAACTTTGTTTTTTCGAGAACATTTGTCATACTCAACCTTTTATTTGACAGAAACAAAGCCAAACCTTGAACTGAACTTGTGGGACTTTGACAGCAAGTCTGATGATTGCTTTCTCGGCTTGAGTTTGGCAGTGAACCCCAgtgtttcaaatataggtaaCAGATCCTACTAAAAAACAAGGTAGATCATGAtgtaattttcttgattttatcAGAACTGTTATCCTGAGGAAGTttgtttcctttctttttttctaCCATTTGTGCTTTACATTGTGTAGACAAGGAAATATTTGTCCGCCACTCTCTGGTTGGATAATTGTCGTCTTACTTCCATAATTTTCTGGTTGGAGAAGTGTTTATTTATGTACTATAAATTGGAAACACATGATGACATGATGATTGAATTGATATGGGATTACTAAAGATTATTGAAAACATTGCGTAATGAGAGAGGATTCGAGGTTTAGGGGGAGGTATTATGCGGATGATGATTTTTCTTTGCACTTTTTTCTCCCATTTAAATTCTTCTTGGCCCTCATTTAAAAAAGTTTTCCGAATTTTTATGTCCTTTTACTCTCTTTACACCAACTCTGTAATGTTCTTGCACATCTTGCTTCAAATTTTTATCTAAAAATTCTAAGACCAGTGATGTTATTTTGTCTGCAGAAATGGGACATACTGTTACTGGGAATGCACGGCAGGTTAGCAAATTATCCTAGTCCTCAAATTTCTTATATGTGTTTAGCTACCTTCTGCTAGAGCTCTTAAGTCGTGAACATAAACTTGCGTTGCTTGCAGGATATATTTTTCTGCTCCAATTTTCAGGATCATCCTCAGCAGTCGGGTATTTCTCCTCTCTAGTAATTAATTTAGTATTATTATACTTACCTAGACCTTATTTCTGAGTGGACGGTCTGCTGAATGGATGGCAAGGCATATTAAGATATTACTATTAGAAAGTAATATACTGCCGAGTTAAAAATTATCTTCATCGATTTAAAGAAATTAGTAAAATGTTCCAATGTttcttttaaaatttcaaatgCACTCAAACTCAAATTAGTTATGCGATAGTACGATACCTTCGGGTGCTTGATAGTTGATACGAATCACAATTTACTATAAATGACGTTGCTTAAGAAACATGGAGTTTTCATATTTGCAGTAGCTTCGGCGGTTTTCTTGACTTGGCTTGCGATAGGGATGCAAGTGGAGTAGCACACCATAAGTTAGatatatttggtaaaaaaaaaaaagtatcatCTCATAATATTGGGTAAAAAAGTATTATCTTGTTCATAAGAAGTGGAGTGGCTGCGgttctttcttttgtgaagtagcggtccttcgatgcagttctcgatgCAATTtccatcttgggtcattcggaaacaacctctttgtgttgctagcacaagggtaaggctgcgtacatccgacccccccttaccccgcaatttgcgggagccattgaggtactggggtaatgttgttgttgttgtcttgttCAAAAACCCGAATCTTATTTGATCCGCACCCTTACCCTCAAAAGTAAACCCCTCTCATTTTGACCCTACACGAATAACCCGTTTTGCCATGTCTGAAATAATGTTCTGTTGATGTATGTCAGAAACTTCTTTCTTGACCTTTTCCTGTACTTAAAAGCTGACAAATGACTTTTTGTTCTGTTCCAGTTTTCTGGTCACTCTTTTCACCTAGCAGGAATGGAATGAATACTCCGGTCGATCCTTCTTTGTCACTTTCATTCAGGTTGGTAAATGTGCACATCTTATTGAGTGCAACGTTCAGTTCCGAGTTTCTTTAGGATGTTGTTGAGTGATAAATGTGTTTTCGTTTCCAAAAATTTCACTAGTtgagttgtgtttttttttttgttttgttttttttaatcgCCAGTTCGATTGGGCGCACTCCAATTGGAATTCCACATTCAGGAGGTTTTGGGTTTACTTCTATGCAGCCAGGTATTTTAGACGGCCAGCTGTTTGCGGGTTCCTCCTTTTATCCGCAAAGTCATCACGCCTGACTCTTCTTTTGCCCTCTATTTAACGCCTAGGGCTCatagaaatgtaattatttcatttaattttcttattttctgTCGCAAATAATCGTCGCTAAGATCACAGTGATCAAAGCTCCTTGGAGCAATTTGTGAATATTATTTAAAGCAGTTTTGAGACGAAATATAAATTTAAAGAGGATCACTGTTCAGTGTCGACTCTTTCAATATGATTTCAGTTCGTATTATGGATTTGGATCAAATTTACACAAGGCTTGAAAGATGAGGTTTGGATAATATGAGTCGGATTTTGATCAAATTTGTACATTTACACAAGGCTTGAATGATTGGGTTTGGATAAAATAGATTCCGGTCTAGATTCCCCTCATTGTCATCCCTTATCGTACCCAATAAGGTAATTCCGGTTGAAAAAGAATCGGAACACTTGGCGCTTATGCATTGAGGGATTTGAGATCACGAGTATGACACATATCTACAGCTAATGTGCAAGGTGTGAATGACTCTGTGTCGTGCACATCAAGTCACTAGCACATGCGAAATCATTGCGTATCACATTTCCTTAGTAGTATTAATTATTCACAAACTAATGCGTTGCCTTCTACAACTGGTTTTTATCAATGAAATTTGTGAAACTTTCTAACTTAAGCGGTAGTAAGAAAATAAAAGGTAGGTCTCCGGAGAGACGGTTTGTTAATAAATTGTAATGTTGTTAAAAGCTACATTTGAGCTAGCGAAATAATGGTGAATTTCTAAGTTTAATCACTTAacttaatttcattttttttttacggTACATGGAAAATACTTTGGGTATTTTATAAATTGGAAAATTTACtccataaaaaataaaaaataaaaaataaaaggtaGGTATTTTCTGTTAAAATCCAAATGATCTATGAAGAGACCAGTATGAAGGCATGTAGTACTGGAAACCCCTTTTTAATTGTGGATCGATCCTCATTCTGAAATCACCTCTTTATTTTTGGTGTCGTGGGGTCATCGAGTAGCAGAGATTGTCAGATCGACATTGCTCAAATAAGGAAATGGAAATCCATGGCACCCGAAGGTTTGCATGCTGTAGAAGTTTACAGGCATCTATTTACTTTTCTGTAGAAACACATTGGACAGGAAGACTACAAGCGACACTTCTCAaattttttctgagcttataagtttataagttacagtagattttaattttttttccgttaaaactcaaatttaactaagctTATATGTAATGTGGTAAAAGCTTGTACCTCATTTGTTTTTTCAGGATTTTGGATGCTAAATGTTACCTGAGATGCTTTGGGATTGGGCTTAGCTAGAGTAGTAGTAACTTGATCGTTGCTTGTTTACAAGTAGCTCTTAATAAGTCGTCTCTAGCCCGATGGACACTTAAATATTCGAGTGTCATACATGACTACACGAGCCCTTGTCCAGCTAACTGCAAGGGGAATTTGAAGTCCTGTAACCCCCAGTTCCCATGATTCAGCAAAGCATCATTTAGTTTTCTTAAGTCAGAAGAACCGGAACGTGGATAGAGCAGTGTTTTCTTAAGTTATAAGTAGGCGGTCATCCTTATCGATATAATCCCGTTGATTATGCAGGAGTTACTTGGCTGGGAAGTACAATGGGAGATATGGAGTATATTGTTAAGAATCGATTTCTTGTCGATCATGTCTTGACTCACTTGTGGAATATAGTCGTAAAACTTGTAAATCTCCATCACCTACTAAATCGACGCTTGCTACAAAAAACAAGATATTGAGCTCCTAAGTCGTTCTTGTTTTGGCGTAATAGATGATGATCGAACAAATTCGTTTTTGACTAGAAACCTGAGTGTTGGAGCGGGAGCAAAGTAGTAGGCACGGTCATGACTCATGAGTGTCATCCCTTTACGCAAGAAAATGAGAAATTATGGAAAAATTGAAAATACTCGTATTAATCCGTTCTTTAAAATATTAAATTTTATTACTCCGATCCGAAAcactaagggggcgtttggttcgctgcttaggaatggaatggattgggaTGAGAAACTATAAAAGTATGGGGTTCCAACTCCAAACCTTTCAAAACTTGTTTGGTTCATTGGAAAAATAAACATAAAGGTatggagtttgaatccatggGTAAGAGGTAAGTATAGAATTCTAAGGAGTTGGAATGAAGTTGGAATCCATTGAGTATCTAACCCCATTCCAAAatgctccaaccaaacattgAAATGAATTAATATCTATTCCAATAATACCAACCAAACACCCCATAAATTCCATCACCACATAAAAAAACCGAACTAGATGCCTAATTCGGTACGACGAGCCCTATACTTACACGTTACCCTCCATATTACCTACCAAATTGAAATGGGGAAGTGAAAGCAAATACCCCCCTTCTATTTAACCAGTGCGTCTTGCTTCagaccattgcttttggtctgaaataagatggACAACATGTTATCATTTGACAGTAAAATGTTTGCAtttttctgataacatgttaccattatttttctcactattttcagggtaaaaagtgaCACCTCTAGTGATAACATTTTGTAGATTCACTGCttacattttattaaaatatggcAACATTTTGtcggtcttatttcagacgggaaaagtgcccgtctgaaataagatttTGCGCTACTTAACCGTTGACATGACCTGTATACGCGACCCCACCCGACTCAGTTCAAGATCAAAGACCCGTAAATTTTGACCCCCGACTGATTGACCCAACTCGAAATGATTGGCTATTTTAGGGTCGAAAGTTGATCCAACTGACTGGGTCAAAGATAGAATATTTTAAATATTAACATTTCACAAAAATATTATTTCACAAAAATGATCCgttattttaataatttaacttgacaaattaatttagaacttttatcttgataataataaaaaaatattaaataattttattttaaatgctTTAATACGAGTACGGTAAaaatataattatattattaactATTACTGTAATATTAATGATATTAATATTATAAAGTACTACTAGTACAGATCTCGCgcgaatgcgcggttttttagatagagATATTAGAGAATTTAACGATTTTATCACTGTAATAACTCCAattgaaatttaattataaaatttacttttaaatagAGATATTAGAGAATTTCAAATTTAATTAAGAAATATACTATTAAGAGGTAGGAAAGAGAATGTTCAACACTTATACTCCGCATAAGATTGTCGGTTTTATTAAAACTTCTTTATtaactttattttaaaaaatattgtTGTTATATCATTATGTTCACTAAAGGCATAATATAAACGTGAAGAATGACATTGAAAATACAATTagataaagaataaaaaaaatattttacatCATAGATCGGGTGTTGATTTTTCTTTTCAAATGAAGGGCTTCTTCAAAAAACCCGAGTTAGCCGAGTAGCTCGAGCAGGAGTGTTTATGAAAAGCTAAAAATAGAAAGGATATGTGttgtaataaatatatttatgtaTATGttaaattaaaaaatttaaacaattaaCCAAAATTTAAATAGTATGGAGCAGAGATAGATATTAAGTTAAACGATAAGAAAACATAGTATATTATTTGTAAGTTTTTCGTTTCAGAAGTAAAAAACAAAAACATTCTATGAATACTCTCAACTTGTAATACGTTTGTTTCAAAAGACAGAATAATAGAATTAATTAGAACGTATTTGCTAAAAAAATGTTTGTGGCCATCATGTTTCGTTTCAAATTAATAATGAAATATTTCTATCACATCGTACCTATAATTAGTACAATTTCATTTATGTAACAAAATCAAAAAATCGTTTCAATATGTTcatacaaattgaaaaaatattaCCGTTTTTAAACGGAATAAAATTATCGATTGCATAAAATAGTTGCCCTAATTGTAgatataatataatattataataaagTACATTTATAGCAAGTCATTTAGGCGGGAAAGTTTTAAAaaactcttattcttttagtttaagggagaTGTTTTTTAGGcataaaaatgataaaataaaaaaCACTGGAAATTTTTTCTGACCGTATtctaaccctaacccgaccccAGACACGTAGACCCAACCAGTATTTGGCCCAACCCGTATTCCACCCGACCAGGGACCCAACCCTTCCGACCCGTTTAACAGGTCTACTTCTACGCTTTTCAAACTACCCATTTGACTTTTCACGGTCTATGAGATGACACTTTGACTCCTTtttttcatttatatattttttttgtgtAGAAATTATAATTTTTCGATCTTGTAATATTAAACATAAATATGtcaattttatatttaaatttttaaaatttaaCTAAATATAATTGATGTCAATATTTAACAAAATTTGACTTTAAAAAATGAATATATAATTTGAAATTAATAGGAGGCTATGTTACTTTGACTCGTCTGCAAGTATCTGACACGATACGATGACGAAGTATTATATACGGCTATTTTGTGCAAACATTTTCGATTTTTTAATCTAAAATAAAGTGTCAAAATGTCGTATTATATCGGAAGATACGTATCTGATACACGTACGACAATTGAGTGAGTGTGGGAATAACATACTCGATAGAAGGTACTGCTCTTTATACTAAACCGTATGTGGAGTACTAAAGTTTGAAAAATTGTGTGTCTTTCAAGAGAATCGTCCTCCTTATATTAAAAGACAATCtattaaatataatattataaatacttgAGTGTAAGGAGTACGGTTCTTCCAATTTCAAAAGGAACAAGAATTTTTGAGGTGCATCGAACATGACTACATAAGCATAACACAAATTCATATTACCACACAATGGGGCCAGAGGGCACATAAGGTTGGCAAAAGTTCACTCGAGGGATGCTGCTGGCCATGTGTTCTCCTCCAACCAAAAAGACTAGTTCATGTTTCTACCATTGTTCGACTGTAATATAATGCCACGTCATTATACAACCTAACTAAtaagaaaattaaaattttaacaTTGCCATATTATATATCTTAGCCTAAATGCATCCTCACATGTAAATGAAACTCAGAGACGGGGTGTTAGATGAACGTATAACGATCACTTAAAACAAAAGCAGTCCGTCTCATtaaagacggacactatccgtctatagttatagacggatagtgtccgtctataatgagaatttgtgaaacaAAAGAATACCGATGATGAACAGATGAAACCTCACCCGACTCGCCATCTATtcgcactagtagaaaaaacaccAATTACGTCAGTCGATTTACGTCGGTTCTATAAAAACTGATGCAAAAAGTACTTAATTTTGGCGGGAATCCATTTTTGTCCTATAGTCAAGCTATTTGCGTCAGTTCTTGAAAGAAACTGACGTATATAATGCATCAGTTTTCAGCAAAACCAATTTTTTCATTACCTACTTTTCATTCCTTTATTTCAATATCTTAATACGATATATTAATCAAGTAGGTAAATATTTATGAGGTTCAA is a window encoding:
- the LOC141607215 gene encoding serine/threonine-protein kinase MHK isoform X1; this translates as MERYKLLKELGDGTCGTVYKAVNKESYEIVAVKKMKREFYYWEECVNLREVKSLRRLSHPNIIKLKEVVREHNELFFIFEYMELNLYQKIKERHRPFSEEEIRNFLVQVLQGLAHMHNNGYFHRDLKPENLLVTNDVIKIADFGLVREVSSMPPYTDYVSTRWYRAPEVLLQSSYYTPAIDMWAVGAILAELFTSCPIFPGESEIDQLYKICYVLGAPDCAAFPEAKNITQLINISYSEILPANLSEFIPNASWEAIDLISRLCSWDPRKRPTAEQALQHPFFHVTTPVTRSIQEPFQNKQDNSKTKPNLELNLWDFDSKSDDCFLGLSLAVNPSVSNIEMGHTVTGNARQDIFFCSNFQDHPQQSVFWSLFSPSRNGMNTPVDPSLSLSFSSIGRTPIGIPHSGGFGFTSMQPGILDGQLFAGSSFYPQSHHA
- the LOC141607215 gene encoding serine/threonine-protein kinase MHK isoform X2 — its product is MERYKLLKELGDGTCGTVYKAVNKESYEIVAVKKMKREFYYWEECVNLREVKSLRRLSHPNIIKLKEVVREHNELFFIFEYMELNLYQKIKERHRPFSEEEIRNFLVQVLQGLAHMHNNGYFHRDLKPENLLVTNDVIKIADFGLVREVSSMPPYTDYVSTRWYRAPEVLLQSSYYTPAIDMWAVGAILAELFTSCPIFPGESEIDQLYKICYVLGAPDCAAFPEAKNITQLINISYSEILPANLSEFIPNASWEAIDLISRLCSWDPRKRPTAEQALQHPFFHVTTPVTRSIQEPFQNKQDNSKTKPNLELNLWDFDSKSDDCFLGLSLAVNPSVSNIEMGHTVTGNARQDIFFCSNFQDHPQQSVFWSLFSPSRNGMNTPVDPSLSLSFSQVF